One window of the bacterium genome contains the following:
- a CDS encoding CapA family protein yields SACVARSIAAIRDSCDIIVASFHWGFEYKDHPARTQKKLGRMAIDCGAKLAHGHHPHVLQGVEFYRGGLIAYSLGNFIFDQREQICRESALLFAELKGDSLTTVSMVPLEIVSNRPVPAGRKKARGIQTRLRQLCRKLGTEVTGSGQTIRLRPAVQVNKPAP; encoded by the coding sequence TTCGGCCTGCGTGGCCCGTTCCATCGCCGCCATCCGCGATTCCTGCGACATCATCGTCGCCTCTTTCCACTGGGGCTTTGAGTACAAGGATCATCCGGCCCGGACCCAGAAAAAACTGGGCCGGATGGCCATAGACTGCGGGGCCAAGCTGGCGCACGGCCACCATCCCCACGTTTTGCAGGGGGTGGAATTTTACCGGGGCGGGCTGATCGCCTACAGCCTGGGAAATTTCATCTTTGACCAAAGGGAACAGATCTGCCGGGAAAGTGCCCTGCTGTTTGCGGAACTTAAGGGAGATTCTCTGACGACGGTCTCGATGGTTCCCCTGGAGATAGTGAGTAACCGGCCGGTTCCGGCCGGGAGGAAGAAGGCCCGGGGCATCCAAACCAGGCTGCGGCAATTATGCCGGAAGCTGGGGACAGAGGTCACCGGGTCCGGGCAAACCATTAGACTCCGGCCCGCTGTCCAAGTAAACAAACCAGCACCTTGA